From a region of the Ornithodoros turicata isolate Travis unplaced genomic scaffold, ASM3712646v1 ctg00001197.1, whole genome shotgun sequence genome:
- the LOC135376651 gene encoding uncharacterized protein LOC135376651: protein MYTVVVLAQKSGMHIVRVLLVLLAWRARQQTVSSKPLRRKAADLEMDAPQLKRPPHIFKTDIQESLQWRMENSAGKRQAREEVLFVHKPTPAPTYYTAKHKTSKRCSDDFDCMRVLGQVCNIEKQGSTGTCQCPDSTPVHVVEHDQPRCVSARLIFEDCADTAECAFLNPYVECVNQICTCSPPNVMKRKDLCIPASASNTTSPAANVFAILLMSIGAIGGIVALVARIIIGKEGRHQDSDEEPHGSYRRQRHTVDPSTVLLSKGIKRIFNDCKDKIQDRTSHESTVVVDVHVPYEPLDFEDIASLESDLRRATRQLSQEESPTTANTSLRATTSRRAKISEKSVEPLQQTSPVTPPNMATSMDSHGKLAMLLCRILNTPK from the exons ATGTACACTGTTGTTGTACTTGCGCAGAAATCGGGAATGCATATTGTGCGCGTTCTTCTGGTCCTTCTCGCTTGGAGGGCAAGGCAGCAGACTGTGTCTTCGAAACCCTTACGTCGGAAGGCAGCAGATCTCGAGATGGATGCCCCGCAATTGAAGCGCCCGCCTCACAT TTTTAAAACTGATATTCAAGAGAGCCTCCAATGGCGAATGGAGAACTCTGCGGGGAAGCGACAGGCGAGGGAAGAAGTTCTCTTCGTCCATAAACCAACTCCTGCGCCAACTTATT ATACTGCGAAGCACAAGACAAGCAAGCGGTGCTCGGACGACTTCGACTGCATGCGAGTCTTGGGCCAGGTGTGCAACATCGAGAAGCAAGGCTCGACGGGAACCTGTCAGTGCCCCGACAGTACACCTGTTCATGTAGTGGAGCACGACCAGCCAAGATGTGTCTCTG CTCGCCTGATCTTTGAGGACTGCGCGGACACCGCCGAATGTGCGTTCCTCAACCCTTATGTGGAATGTGTGAACCAGATCTGCACCTGCTCGCCACCGAACGTTATGAAAAGGAAGGACCTGTGCATCCCAG CTTCAGCATCCAATACTACTTCCCCGGCGGCCAACGTGTTCGCCATACTTCTCATGAGCATCGGAGCTATCGGAGGCATTGTAGCTCTTGTGGCCAG GATCATAATTGGCAAAGAAGGTCGACACCAGGATAGCGACGAAGAGCCACATGGTAGTTATCGGAGGCAACGCCACACGGTTGATCCTTCGACTGTCCTGTTAAGCAAAGGAATTAAGCGCATCTTCAATGACTGCAAAGATAAGATACAAGATAG AACCTCCCATGAGAGCACGGTTGTGGTCGACGTCCACGTGCCATACGAACCATTGGACTTTGAGGACATAGCTTCGTTGGAATCTGATCTTCGCAGAGCAACGCGACAGCTTTCTCAAGAAGAGTCTCCAACAACAGCAAATACTTCACTTAGAGCGACAACGTCACGCAGGGCGAAGATTTCTGAGAAATCAGTCGAACCATTGCAACAGACCTCCCCAGTTACACCTCCAAACATGGCGACATCTATGGATTCTCACGGCAAGCTGGCGATGTTGTTGTGCCGCATATTGAACACGCCGAAGTGA